In Dysidea avara chromosome 3, odDysAvar1.4, whole genome shotgun sequence, a single window of DNA contains:
- the LOC136248468 gene encoding uncharacterized protein — protein sequence MDDSEDGLNHDTDDCTVISNDANGALEMEEIVSYLEGAGTNYKDFLNTSVKPPVQPRGRTLILFDLGPDESQWESNKKKLRCDQYRWVHKGTRTFDRGNYSVKKKTGAIDVAGIEKQTGDNSFKRLEYWGIGSSYLIHYLGDHNAFVPCAHRNSKKSTKPFVRSAPHIKEKVTNKGPMMSAQKVYQQLVNEDEGGPRHVINTPRDQNQIKNFQKDENCQFRISHDGIYNTYQLCFQLQLKDRKGEPQNFLRNFQVYPTVCVHMVSHPVYYCCFIHV from the exons ATGGATGACTCAGAAGATGGCTTGAATCACGACACAGATGACTGCACAGTGATTTCAAATGATGCCAATGGTGCCCTCGAAATGGAGGAGATTGTATCCTATTTAGAAGGAGCTGGAACCAACTACAAAGATTTTTTGAACACCTCTGTCAAGCCACCCGTGCAACCCCGAGGAAGAACACTGATATTGTTTGATTTAGGCCCAGATGAATCTCAATGGGAGAGCAACAAAAAGAAGCTAAG ATGTGACCAATATAGATGGGTCCATAAAGGCACTAGGACTTTTGACCGTGGGAATTATTCTGTGAAGAAGAAGACTGGAGCTATTGATGTAGCAGGGATAGAAAAGCAAACTGGTGATAACTCCTTCAAGCGGTTGGAATATTGGGGTATTGGCTCAAGCTATTTAATTCACTATCTGGGAGATCACAATGCATTTGTACCATGTGCACACCGGAACAGCAAGAAAAGTACCAAACCATTTGTACGGTCAGCACCTCACATTAAGGAAAAG GTTACTAATAAAGGACCAATGATGTCAGCACAGAAAGTTTATCAACAGTTAGTCAATGAAGATGAAGGTGGACCTAGACATGTCATCAACACACCTAGAGACCAGAATCAAATCAAAAACTTCCAGAAAGATGAGAATTGCCAGTTCCGGATTTCACAtgatggtatttacaacacataCCAACTATGTTTCCAGCTGCAACTGAAAGATCGTAAGGGAGAGCCCCAAAATTTTCTTCGAAATTTTCAAGTGTACCCAACAGTCTGTGTTCACATGGTATCACATCctgtttattattgttgttttatccatgtatag